The Fusobacterium sp. JB019 genome has a segment encoding these proteins:
- a CDS encoding MATE family efflux transporter has product MLENLSDDKKFYKFVIPSIGAMLVTGLYFVVDGIFVGRGVGTTGLAAVNIAIPFISLLTAVTMMVAMGGATLTSIEFGKKDYKKANNYFNLSLMIVFSFSLFMTLISVLFPVQLARFLGASKVLEEGTATYLKYYVIFGIFFCGSSILSVFVRNDNNPELALWGMITGAVTNVFLDWLLIFPLNMGLKGAAIASGLGQILACIVLLFHFVSGKGTLKISMPKINKKNLLDIIKIGRPEFITQMSQPVTILCYNYLAMKIFGDIGVSAFSVISYILVIVICVFTGLGQGIQPLISQSIGQNKKEKANYFFKKGIKLNILLSVIIYGIMLVFGKSIISIFNSDEDLISIAYKCMSVYGISFIFASVNIVYTVYYLATKNTNYALIISGLRSFVLNSIFIFAVPLVLGKSFVWGGMIMAELSVMLVAMFV; this is encoded by the coding sequence ATGTTAGAAAATTTATCAGATGATAAAAAGTTTTATAAATTTGTAATACCGTCAATTGGGGCAATGTTAGTTACAGGTTTATATTTTGTAGTGGATGGAATTTTTGTTGGAAGAGGAGTAGGGACAACTGGACTTGCAGCAGTTAATATAGCAATACCTTTCATTTCTTTGTTAACAGCAGTTACAATGATGGTTGCCATGGGTGGAGCAACTTTAACTTCAATAGAATTTGGAAAAAAAGATTATAAAAAAGCGAATAATTATTTTAATTTAAGTTTGATGATTGTTTTTTCTTTTTCTTTGTTTATGACCTTGATAAGTGTTTTATTTCCAGTTCAACTAGCAAGATTTTTAGGAGCTAGTAAAGTTTTAGAGGAAGGAACTGCTACTTATTTAAAATACTATGTTATTTTTGGAATTTTCTTTTGTGGAAGTTCTATTTTATCTGTATTTGTTAGAAATGATAATAATCCTGAACTTGCTTTGTGGGGAATGATAACAGGAGCAGTTACAAATGTTTTTCTAGATTGGTTATTAATTTTTCCATTAAACATGGGATTAAAAGGAGCTGCAATAGCATCAGGATTAGGTCAGATATTAGCTTGTATAGTTCTTTTATTTCATTTTGTAAGTGGAAAAGGAACTTTAAAAATATCAATGCCTAAAATAAATAAAAAGAATCTTTTAGATATTATAAAAATAGGAAGGCCTGAGTTTATTACTCAAATGAGTCAACCAGTTACAATATTATGTTATAATTATCTTGCTATGAAAATATTTGGGGATATTGGAGTTTCTGCATTTTCTGTAATTTCATATATACTAGTAATAGTGATTTGTGTGTTTACAGGTTTAGGTCAAGGAATTCAGCCTCTTATTAGTCAAAGTATTGGACAAAATAAAAAGGAAAAAGCTAACTATTTCTTTAAAAAAGGAATTAAATTAAATATTTTACTTTCTGTAATTATATATGGAATCATGTTAGTGTTTGGAAAAAGTATTATCTCCATATTTAATTCAGACGAGGATCTTATATCAATAGCTTATAAATGTATGAGTGTTTATGGAATTTCTTTCATTTTTGCTTCAGTTAATATTGTATATACAGTTTATTATTTAGCTACTAAAAATACAAATTATGCTTTAATTATTTCAGGGCTTAGAAGTTTTGTTTTAAATAGTATCTTTATCTTTGCAGTACCTCTAGTTTTAGGAAAAAGCTTTGTTTG
- a CDS encoding MerR family DNA-binding transcriptional regulator — MKMNENKEKFLSIGQVANLKGVSVKSLRYYERLGILIPAYINEETGYRYYKIEQMIIIDLIINCINLDIPLKNFHNYYAKDKLLNVKKLLEDGIKIANEKKAKIDKTLKNLNYISNHLKTTEEIKKHKGTYEISCKERFFITCKWSGDVNNLKEFIKKITDLYNQCEDLDLESKFNQGIIIINENSTIKKMVFLEISKNTKYIENLIVIPKGEFTCEIFDYDEISIIENKYLEKLIPSKEGIYIFRELYDNYASYNPTPLEVQVYIKGANK, encoded by the coding sequence ATGAAAATGAATGAAAATAAAGAAAAATTTTTATCAATAGGACAAGTGGCTAATTTAAAAGGTGTTAGTGTTAAATCTTTAAGATATTATGAAAGATTAGGAATATTAATACCTGCATACATAAATGAAGAAACAGGATATCGATATTATAAAATTGAACAAATGATTATAATTGATTTGATAATTAATTGCATTAACTTAGATATTCCTCTTAAAAACTTTCATAATTATTATGCAAAGGATAAACTTTTAAATGTAAAAAAACTTCTAGAAGATGGAATTAAGATTGCCAATGAAAAAAAAGCTAAAATAGATAAAACTTTAAAAAATTTAAATTATATTTCAAATCATTTAAAAACAACTGAAGAAATAAAAAAACATAAAGGAACATACGAAATTTCCTGTAAAGAACGTTTTTTTATAACTTGTAAGTGGAGTGGAGATGTAAATAATTTAAAAGAATTTATAAAAAAAATAACTGACCTTTATAATCAATGTGAAGATCTTGATTTAGAAAGTAAGTTTAATCAAGGAATAATAATTATAAATGAAAATAGCACCATAAAAAAAATGGTATTCCTAGAAATATCTAAGAATACCAAATATATTGAAAATTTAATTGTCATCCCCAAAGGGGAATTCACCTGTGAGATTTTTGATTATGATGAAATCTCAATCATTGAAAATAAATATTTAGAAAAACTAATTCCTTCAAAGGAAGGGATTTATATATTTAGAGAATTATATGACAACTATGCCAGCTACAATCCTACTCCTCTTGAAGTACAAGTTTACATCAAAGGAGCAAATAAATAA
- the cls gene encoding cardiolipin synthase, with protein sequence MKSSILKRSIIILLAAILQIMLFSFLFTDLFGSIAHIEGILAFVSLLIGLTIIRSELIGNFKIAWIILIFVFPVFAVILIFLLQRDRKKLKKSIMKNTHKYQRKYTLYDTCQLDYPKRQVQLLNHHAHYNVCINNETKYLEIGEKFFKEVLIELEKAKRYIFIQSFIINTGEMWGSILEILIEKAKAGVEVKVMYDDIGCFATLDPKYPKFLESKGIETEIFNPVKPVINTNVNNRDHRKIIVIDGEVAFNGGINIADEYINAIVKYGHWKDMGIKVTGDSAFEFAKIFLETWSFTRDVSVDVEKYKGNIENSNKANGLCIPFSSSPIDEDNLAVDLLLNIISNAKKYIYITTPYLIIDDMMQNALINAVKSGVKIKIITPRIWDKKAVHMLTRSNYKRLCDYGIEIYEYTPGFIHGKTLVSDDKLAIVGSINLDYRSLFHHFECGTWMYETNSVKEVRDDFINTLRVSEEITQEDYNKSFIYNFFIDVLYLFAPLM encoded by the coding sequence ATGAAAAGTTCGATTTTGAAAAGAAGTATAATTATTTTATTAGCAGCTATTTTACAAATAATGTTATTTTCATTTTTATTTACAGACTTGTTTGGTAGTATTGCACATATTGAAGGAATCTTAGCATTTGTGTCTTTATTAATTGGGTTAACTATTATTAGATCTGAATTAATAGGGAATTTTAAAATAGCTTGGATAATATTAATCTTTGTTTTTCCTGTTTTTGCAGTAATATTAATCTTCCTATTACAAAGAGATAGAAAAAAATTAAAGAAAAGCATTATGAAAAATACTCATAAATATCAAAGGAAATATACATTATATGATACTTGTCAGTTAGATTATCCTAAAAGACAAGTCCAATTACTTAATCATCATGCTCATTATAATGTATGTATAAATAATGAAACTAAATATCTTGAAATTGGGGAGAAATTTTTTAAAGAAGTTTTAATAGAGCTTGAAAAAGCAAAGAGATATATTTTCATTCAGAGTTTTATTATTAATACAGGAGAAATGTGGGGTAGTATTTTAGAAATTTTAATTGAAAAGGCGAAAGCTGGTGTTGAAGTTAAGGTTATGTATGATGATATAGGTTGTTTTGCTACTTTGGATCCTAAATATCCTAAGTTTTTAGAAAGTAAGGGGATAGAAACTGAGATATTCAATCCTGTTAAACCAGTGATTAATACAAATGTAAATAATCGTGACCATAGGAAGATTATAGTTATTGATGGGGAGGTAGCTTTTAATGGGGGGATTAATATTGCAGATGAATATATTAATGCTATTGTAAAATATGGACACTGGAAGGACATGGGAATTAAAGTTACAGGTGATTCAGCTTTTGAATTTGCAAAAATATTTTTAGAAACATGGAGCTTTACTAGAGATGTAAGTGTAGATGTGGAAAAATATAAGGGTAATATAGAAAATTCTAATAAAGCTAATGGACTTTGTATTCCATTTTCAAGTAGTCCTATTGATGAGGATAACTTAGCAGTAGATCTACTTTTAAATATTATAAGTAATGCAAAAAAATATATTTATATAACTACACCATATCTAATCATAGATGATATGATGCAAAATGCTTTGATTAATGCAGTTAAATCAGGTGTTAAAATAAAAATTATAACACCTCGTATTTGGGATAAGAAAGCAGTTCATATGCTTACTCGTTCAAATTATAAAAGACTTTGTGATTATGGAATAGAAATATATGAATATACTCCAGGATTTATTCATGGAAAAACATTGGTATCAGATGATAAATTAGCTATAGTTGGATCTATTAATTTAGATTATAGATCTTTATTTCATCATTTTGAATGTGGTACTTGGATGTATGAGACTAATTCAGTAAAAGAAGTTAGGGATGATTTTATAAATACATTAAGGGTGAGTGAAGAAATTACACAAGAAGACTATAATAAAAGCTTCATATATAATTTCTTCATAGATGTACTTTATTTATTTGCTCCTTTGATGTAA